The following proteins are co-located in the Microplitis demolitor isolate Queensland-Clemson2020A chromosome 5, iyMicDemo2.1a, whole genome shotgun sequence genome:
- the LOC103569394 gene encoding dynein axonemal heavy chain 7: protein MVTLTTSFMAEMEGKINFTVTKMLSMIEMTTLDYDDIELNRETVNWLAKIKPILEQGNLQYEQMKFALEEKLQQRKNDLIASIEDLFAYLEIMDLMDDAERIFDYLEDMRKLVRSLDRLDDEINWINNEESLFKFPQTYFPRVKELKGIIIPFYELIYQARKWQRDSGVWLDGPFEYLDAGVIENRTADYYAFFNKVSKEYRVKIKMQIATGYPYIFSGSIDDYDPLNQPAPLKLCHQLLEDIKWFKKYMPLAVCLVNPALNQRHWDEMSAIAGHDITPDAGTTLRKLIDQNLMEDVGKYEAISVNASKEAALVDLFNKIKQEWDSVLFNTMIYKDSGVNILTQLDDVILILEEHTIKLQGMRGSAFVKPVENEVKLFYELLVRIRKTIDEWSKLQVQWIYLLPIFTSPDIIAQLPEEAAMFSEVNKTFCEIMESVGEDPRVRESAGSLGLLEKLEEANELMEKINHGVVEYLEKKRLFFPRFFFLSNDDMLEILSETKDPLRVQPHLKKCFEGIAKLGFNEDREIYSMVGDDGEEIMMQEVISTDAAKGCVEKWLVKVEEQMVKTIKHEIMVSYFDYEVTERVKWALIWPGQVVLCVSQIYWSLAVTNSLLTQTISALESLYDALKSQMIDMVDLVKGKLNTQNRTTLNALITIDVHAQDVVKLLIDKRITSETDFEWLAQLRYYWQDNVLVRIINSTVKYAYEYLGNCSRLVITPLTDRCYRTLIGAYSLHLNGAPEGPAGTGKTETTKDLARAIAVQCVVFNCSEALDYKNMGKFFKGLAACGAWACFDEFNRIELEVLSVVAQQILCIIQAVRGNLEKFVFEGTELPLNPAVYICITMNPGYAGRSELPDNLKVLFRTVAMMVPDYAMIGEIFLYSSGFNSARILSVKIVTTYKLCSEQLSTQSHYDYGMRAVKTVLLAAQNLKIKYPDADETILILRAIVDVNLPKFLAHDVPLFQGIISDLFPGVDLPSPNYDILIKSVKEVAETRNLQAVDGFLLKIIQTYEMMIVRHGFMLVGDPCGGKTSVLHTLADALTLMAEWDNEQGAKTIYTTINPKSITIGQLYGQFDPVSSEWSDGVCAVAFRQYSSAEDSLSSRQWIIFDGPVDAVWIENLNTVLDDNKKLCLTSGEVMQMTSAMSMIFEAMDLLQASPATVSRCGMIYIEPHVLGWRPIAESWYKTLPSWSEDYVDIIRDMFEWLIDGCLEFTRKKCRITLHAGQINQVTSTLNLFQMIMDDTVNDASNKDSEDIKDNIKFWFQAAMILSTVWGVSGTLDRDSHHKFNEFLTEIWKNENSSLPIPESITRDIILLPSEDIHDSFYVFRGKGHWKTFAEELKTENPIETCSITQMVVPTTDTIKYQRLFHQHIKHNKRFLLYGATGTGKSFYIQDLMTNKLHEKYIPNLITFTTHTTAVLAQELVISKLQRRKRHYSPGNGNSCVVFIDDVNMPAKEAYGAQPAIELLRQMFDHDYWYDSKDPEKITVSDTLFICAMSPPGGSRQEIYHRFLRHFNLLTINNFSDESICRIFSTIANMGFKRNGFASDVNVTANLIVNATLEIFKRAINDLRPTPAKSHYAFNLRDFTRVITGCVMIKKESIESRSTFTRLWVHETLRVFGDRLVDSADNSWLFDQLKQIVSRVMKESFESVFNDLPKENDQLTEKSLRSLIFGTFMDDSLDKKYEEVTSMELFQQIVLQNLEDYNATHHTALDIVPFRYALEHLARVSRIIATPGGNLLMVGVGGSGRQSLTKLATAMADYDLFQPEITSTYGVNEWHEDIKGICKTSGARGKDLVFLIAETQITDKVFLSDIDGLLNAGEVPNLFNAEERQEIIEICRSTAAKDEDNITSDGSIVSVLAYFVSRCKEKLHLMLCFTPIGESFRTRLRLYPSLVNCCTIDWFEVWPEEALEQVAIKFTADINVVDQVKVNAVTACKYFHVCAKNIAEEFYRLTGKQTYITSTAFLGLIRNYARLIKVKQEEISEARARYVSGLDKLAFAAEEIKRMKINVEALQPELEASARETVETMKQVENESAVVEEATIQVKKEEEAANHHAEIAGALKIECEADLASALPILNEALRALDTLKPKDISLVKAMKNPPAGIKLVMAAVCVMLNIQPDRKVSPTTGKILLDYWKPSKKLLSDIKFLDSLKNYDKDNIPLQTIETIKRVYLMDKNFEPAIVAKASQAAEGLCKWIRAMVLYDKVAREIAPKKRKLEDVEKDYSETMIILEEKRLACTELTNKLTILKDNLDKILERKINLENEVSRCRNKLIRAEKLISGLGGEERRWLITAENLLKSYETLPGDILISCAIIAYLAPFTSTYRADNINKWTLYIKDIKIPCSQEFHFVKILGNDLQINTWNISGLPRDVFSTENAVIMSNSERWSLFIDPQSQANRWIRTMEKSSDVEIVKLTDKNYMSVVEQCIEFGKPVLIENIYEELDASLDPILMKNIYRVASEFYITLGEKIIKYSEKFRLYMTTKLRNPHYVPEVFNKVTVINFSLTKIALEDQLLGLVVAKERPELQEKREYLIVQGAANKKALQEVEDNILKTLSSGTGSEILEDEEAVGILDSSKILSTDILKKQQASEETQRKIETARNDYASIAKYSSALYYTCTDLPNIEPMYQYSLAWFINLYVTTIETAHKSKLLQKRLNFLRDTFTYNLYQNISRSLFEKDKPLYGFILYTTILIERQEITAEELNLFLSAIDVKKMENPIDWLPDKSWLKLCQLDCLGVFKDFVKSFLNNLQVWKNFYNADINSQSVQLPAPWDKELTDFQKLIIMRIIHPDKVLQMIIKFIERGMGNKFILPVTFDLTKSYNDSNSLNPLIFILSQGSDPTASLFNFAAAMNYQDKFITISLGQGQGARAEKLIREGQKNGEWVCLQNCHLAASWMPALEKICEQFDSTNTSTNFRLWLTSYPTAKFPISVLENAVKMTNEPPRGLQQNLMRLYSSEPLKNPEFFDSCPGKEKIFLRLTYGLCFFHAVIQERKNYGPQGWNIPYGFNESDFEISINQLQIFINQFNELPLKAITYLTGECNYGGRVTDDRDRRCLQTILQDYYNYEIVTDDRYKLTEGSDEYYSVPRKNNYHEYVKQIQRIPLDPEPQVFGLHANARITRDLETSRIFFDSLRKISGTVSLAGGVTTGDFGSKQDELLLAIKRDIYERLPDLFDLEAAVKKYPVRYDESMNTVLVQELERYNNLLHVVRTSLEMLENAIWGIIVMTYELEIIYNEILSGKIPSLWIKSSAYPSLKSLGNFIADLLKRLEFFKNWLDHGKPETFWISGFSFAHAFLTGAMQNFARKYKISIDKLDFDFEVMSDKLNSAPADGVYIYGLYLTGGRWDLSKKVLTESHSKILYDPLPTVWLKPTEIININRHNPIRYECPLYITSERFGSLKTTGHSTNYVLMILLDTELPVSHWIKRGLALLCQLTD from the exons ATGGTAACACTGACGACGTCATTTATGGCGGAAATGgagggaaaaataaatttcactgtGACAAAAATGCTGTCGATGATAGAAATGACAACTCTGGACTACGATGACATTGAACTGAACCGCGAAACCGTAAATTGGCTCGCAAAAATAAAGCCAATTTTAGAACAAGGTAATCTGCAGTACGAGCAGATGAAATTCGCATTAGAAGAAAAGTTACAGCAGCGAAAAAACGATCTCATTGCTTCTATTGAAGATTTGTTTGCATATTTAGAAATAATGGATCTTATGGACGATGCCGAGCGTATTTTTGATTACCTTGAAGACATGAGGAAGCTTGTACGCTCTTTAGATCGCTTGGATGATGAAATAAACTGGATAAATAACGAAGaaagtttattcaaatttccaCAGACATATTTTCCACGGGTGAAAGAACTGAAGGGCATTATAATACCCTTTTATGAATTGATTTATCAGGCACGCAAATGGCAACGAGACTCTGGTGTCTGGTTGGACGGACCCTTCGAGTACTTGGACGCAGGAGTTATAGAAAATCGCACTGCAGACTATTATGCCTTTTTCAACAAAGTGTCGAAAGAGTATcgagttaaaataaaaatgcaaataGCTACTGGCTATCCTTACATATTCTCTGGTTCTATTGACGATTATGACCCACTGAACCAACCTGCCCCACTTAAACTGTGCCATCAGTTATTAGAAGACATCAAGTGGTTCAAAAAATACATGCCGTTGGCTGTTTGTCTGGTGAATCCGGCATTGAATCAAAGACACTGGGACGAAATGTCAGCGATAGCTGGCCATGATATTACTCCGGATGCTGGAACGActttgagaaaattaattgaccAAAATCTTATGGAAGACGTTGGTAAATATGAGGCTATAAGTGTTAATGCTTCTAAAGAGGCGGCACTGGTGgatctttttaataaaataaagcaagAATGGGACagcgttttatttaatacgatGATTTATAAAGATTCTGGAGTTAATATTTTGACGCAATTGGACGATGTAATACTGATACTAGAAGAACACACGATAAAACTTCAAGGAATGCGAGGTTCTGCATTTGTAAAACCTGTCGAAAATGAAGTAAAACTTTTCTACGAACTTCTTGTCCGTATCAGAAAGACAATTGACGAGTGGTCGAAACTGCAAGTCCAGTGGATTTATTTGTTGCCCATTTTTACGAGCCCTGATATAATTGCCCAGCTACCAGAAGAAGCTGCAATGTTTTCTGAAGTCAATAAGactttttgtgaaattatggAGTCTGTTGGTGAGGATCCAAGGGTCAGAGAGTCAGCAGGTTCTTTGGGACTGCTGGAAAAACTCGAAGAAGCCAATGAActgatggaaaaaataaatcatggGGTGGTTGAGTATTTAGAGAAAAaacgattattttttccgCGATTTTTCTTCCTCAGCAATGATGACATGCTAGAAATTCTTTCGGAAACGAAAGACCCGTTGCGTGTTCAGCCGCATTTGAAGAAGTGCTTCGAAGGAATTGCTAAATTGGGATTCAATGAAGACCGTGAAATTTATTCGATGGTCGGGGATGACGGAGAAGAAATAATGATGCAGGAAGTTATTTCTACTGACGCGGCAAAGGGTTGCGTCGAAAAGTGGCTTGTGAAAGTGGAAGAACAGATGGTAAAGACAATAAAACATGAAATAATGGTCAGTTATTTTGATTACGAAGTTACGGAACGCGTTAAATGGGCGTTAATTTGGCCGGGGCAGGTTGTTTTGTGCGTTTCACAAATTTATTGGTCGTTGGCTGTAACAAATAGTCTTTTGACTCAGACTATTTCTGCTCTCGAGTCACTTTACGATGCTCTTAAATCCCAGATGATTGACATGGTCGATTTGGTGAAAG GTAAACTGAATACACAAAACCGCACGACTCTCAATGCATTAATAACAATAGACGTTCATGCTCAAGATGTGGTGAAGCTATTGATCGACAAAAGAATCACTAGTGAGACAGACTTCGAGTGGCTGGCACAGTTACGTTATTATTGGCAAGACAATGTACTCGTTAGAATAATAAACTCAACAGTTAAATATGCCTATGAATATTTAGGCAATTGTTCAAGGCTTGTTATTACACCGTTAACTGATCG ATGCTATCGCACATTGATTGGAGCATACTCGCTACATTTGAATGGCGCGCCAGAAGGCCCAGCAGGAACTGGCAAGACTGAGACGACCAAAGATTTAGCCCGAGCGATAGCAGTCCAATGCGTTGTCTTCAACTGTTCAGAAGCGCTGGATTACAAAAATATggggaaatttttcaaaggatTGGCGGCGTGCGGTGCCTGGGCCTGCTTTGATGAGTTCAACCGTATTGAGCTAGAAGTTCTTTCAGTAGTGGCTCAGCAGATTCTTTGTATCATTCAGGCAGTTCGTGGCAATTTAGAAAAGTTTGTCTTTGAGGGAACGGAATTACCCTTGAATCCAGCAGTTTATATCTGCATTACCATGAACCCTGGCTATGCAGGACGTTCTGAACTTCCTGATAATCTAAAAGTACTTTTTAGAACTGTCGCGATGATGGTTCCAGATTATGCGATGATtggagaaatatttttatattcatctGGATTCAATTCCGCGCGTATTTTATCAGTTAAAATTGTCACCACTTATAAATTATGCTCAGAACAATTGTCAACGCAGTCACACTACGATTATGGAATGCGCGCAGTAAAAACGGTGCTTCTAGCAGCacagaatttgaaaataaaatatcctgATGCGGACGAAACTATTTTGATACTCCGCGCAATCGTTGACGTTAATTTGCCGAAATTTTTAGCTCACGACGTTCCACTTTTTCAAGGTATCATTTCTGACTTATTTCCAGGTGTTGATTTGCCTTCTCCTAATTATGACATCCTCATAAAATCCGTAAAAGAAGTCGCAGAGACGCGAAATCTTCAAGCAGTAGATggatttcttttgaaaataattcaaacttaTGAAATGATGATTGTGCGGCACGGATTCATGCTTGTAGGTGATCCTTGTGGTGGAAAAACTTCTGTTCTTCATACTTTAGCAGACGCATTGACTCTGATGGCCGAGTGGGATAATGAACAAGGCGCCAAAACAATTTATACGACAATAAACCCAAAATCTATAACAATAGGCCAATTGTATGGACAATTTGATCCTGTGTCATCAGAATGGAGTGACGGAGTCTGTGCTGTAGCTTTTCGTCAGTATAGTTCCGCTGAAGACTCTCTATCATCAAGACAGTGGATTATTTTTGACGGACCGGTCGATGCAGTGTGGATAGAAAATCTCAATACCGTTTTAGATGACAATAAGAAACTCTGCTTGACTTCGGGTGAAGTTATGCAGATGACTAGCGCCATGTCTATGATTTTCGAAGCCATGGATCTGCTCCAAGCCTCACCGGCTACTGTTTCTCGATGCGGGATGATCTACATCGAGCCCCATGTGCTCGGATGGCGTCCCATCGCGGAATCCTGGTACAAAACTCTTCCTTCCTGGTCTGAAGACTATGTAGACATAATTAGAGACATGTTTGAGTGGTTGATTGATGGGTGCTTAGAATTTACTCGAAAGAAGTGCCGAATCACTTTGCACGCAGGCCAAATCAATCAGGTAACaagtactttgaatttatttcaaatgattATGGATGACACGGTAAATGATGCCAGCAATAAAGACTCAGAAGACATTAAAGACAATATAAAGTTCTGGTTCCAAGCTGCGATGATTCTTTCCACAGTTTGGGGAGTCTCGGGTACTCTGGATCGGGATTCTCATCACAAATTTAATGAGTTTTTAACTGAGATTTGGAAAAACGAAAATTCTAGCCTTCCGATACCTGAAAGCATCACCCGAGACATAATTTTGCTACCTTCTGAAGACATACACGATAGTTTCTACGTTTTTCGTGGGAAAGGTCACTGGAAAACATTTGCCGAAgaattaaaaactgaaaatccTATTGAGACTTGCAGTATTACGCAGATGGTAGTACCAACTACAGACACTATTAAATACCAACGTCTTTTCCATCAGCATATCAAACACAACAAAAGATTTTTGCTCTACGGTGCCACAGGAACAGGAAAAAGTTTTTACATTCAAGATTTAATGACAAACAAACTTCACGAAAAGTATATACCGAATTTAATAACATTCACTACACACACTACTGCAGTCTTAGCTCAAGAGCTGGTAATTTCGAAACTCCAGCGCCGAAAACGTCACTATAGCCCTGGAAATGGAAACTCATGTGTTGTCTTCATCGACGACGTCAACATGCCCGCAAAAGAAGCTTACGGAGCTCAGCCGGCAATCGAATTGCTGCGTCAAATGTTCGATCACGATTACTGGTATGATTCCAAGGATCCTGAGAAAATAACCGTGTCCGATACACTATTCATTTGCGCCATGAGCCCGCCAGGAGGCAGTCGTCAAGAAATCTATCACCGATTTCTCAGGCATTTCAATTTActgacaattaacaatttcagTGACGAAAGCATCTgcagaattttttcaacaatcgCTAACATGGGGTTCAAAAGAAATGGATTCGCTTCTGATGTCAATGTTACGGCAAATTTAATAGTGAATGCTACTCTAGAAATTTTCAAACGGGCAATAAATGATTTGAGACCTACCCCTGCTAAATCCCATTACGCATTCAATCTCCGTGACTTTACGCGCGTAATTACTGGCTGCGTAATGATCAAAAAGGAATCCATCGAGTCCCGGTCGACATTCACTCGTCTTTGGGTCCATGAAACTTTACGAGTTTTCGGAGACCGTTTAGTAGACAGTGCTGACAATTCCTGGCTCTTTGATCAGCTCAAACAAATAGTTTCTAGAGTTATGAAAGAGTCATTTGAAAGTGTGTTCAATGATTTGCCGAAAGAAAACGATCAATTGACTGAAAAGAGCCTCAGAAGTCTGATATTTGGTACCTTCATGGACGACTCTTTAGACAAAAAGTATGAGGAAGTGACTTCAATGGAGTTATTTCAGCAGATTGTGCTGCAGAATCTTGAAGATTATAACGCAACCCATCATACAGCTTTGGACATCGTGCCTTTTCGTTACGCGCTCGAACATCTAGCTCGGGTAAGCAGAATTATAGCCACACCCGGTGGTAATTTACTTATGGTAGGAGTCGGTGGATCTGGACGTCAATCCTTGACAAAATTAGCTACCGCGATGGCTGACTATGACTTGTTCCAACCGGAAATAACAAGTACTTATGGCGTAAACGAATGGCACGAAGATATTAAAGGGATTTGTAAAACGTCCGGTGCTCGTGGAAAAGATTTAGTTTTTCTTATTGCAGAGACTCAAATTACTGATAAAGTATTTCTGTCAGACATCGACGGGCTTTTGAATGCCGGTGAAGTTCCTAATTTGTTCAATGCAGAAGAGCGGCAGGAAATTATCGAAATCTGTCGTTCAACGGCAGCCAAAGACGAGGACAATATAACTTCTGATGGATCGATAGTGTCAGTGCTGGCGTACTTTGTAAGCCGGTGCAAAGAAAAACTTCATCTTATGTTGTGTTTTACACCAATAGGAGAGTCATTTAGAACACGTCTGAGATTGTATCCAAGTCTGGTGAATTGTTGCACTATCGACTGGTTTGAAGTTTGGCCAGAAGAAGCCCTCGAGCAAGTTGCTATCAAGTTTACAGCGGATATTAATGTCGTGGATCAAGTAAAAGTAAATGCTGTTACTGCCTGCAAGTACTTTCACGTGTGTGCTAAAAATATTGCTGAAGAGTTTTATCGATTAACCGGAAAACAAACTTATATTACATCCACGGCATTTTTAGGCTTGATACGAAATTACGCGCGGTTGATTAAAGTCAAGCAAGAAGAAATTTCTGAAGCACGAGCTCGATACGTGAGTGGCCTTGACAAACTGGCATTCGCTGCCGAAGAAATTAAAAGGATGAAAATAAACGTGGAAGCTCTACAACCAGAATTGGAAGCATCGGCTCGAGAAACTGTCGAAACTATGAAGCAGGTGGAAAATGAGAGTGCGGTGGTAGAGGAAGCGACCATTCAAGTgaagaaagaagaagaagctGCTAATCATCATGCTGAGATTGCTGGTGCATTGAAAATTGAATGCGAAGCAGATCTTGCTTCTGCACTTCCCATTCTCAATGAAGCTCTACGGGCTCTCGATACTTTAAAGCCCAAAGATATTTCGCTAGTTAAAGCCATGAAAAACCCACCAGCTGGTATTAAATTAGTCATGGCAGCTGTTTGTGTTATGTTAAATATTCAACCTGACAGAAAAGTCTCTCCCACTACGGGGAAGATCCTCCTTGACTACTGGAAACCCAGCAAAAAACTACTCagtgatattaaatttttagattccctaaaaaattatgacaaaGACAATATTCCATTGCAAACAATAGAGACAATTAAACGCGTTTATCTgatggataaaaattttgagccaGCGATTGTCGCAAAAGCTTCGCAGGCTGCAGAAGGACTTTGCAAATGGATTCGCGCAATGGTACTTTATGACAAAGTTGCTAGAGAAATAGCACCAAAAAAGCGAAAACTAGAAGACGTGGAAAAAGATTACTCTGAAACTATGATTATTTTAGAGGAAAAACGTCTTGCCTGTACAGAGTTAACGAACAAATTAACGATCTTGAAGgataatttagataaaattttagaaagaaaaataaatcttgaaAATGAAGTGTCCCGTTGCCGCAATAAATTAATACGGgcggaaaaattaataagtggtTTGGGAGGCGAAGAACGTCGTTGGTTGATAACTGCCGAAAATTTGCTTAAATCTTATGAAACTTTGCCAggcgatattttaatatcttgtGCCATAATAGCGTACTTGGCGCCATTCACATCAACTTATCGAGcagataatataaataaatggacACTTTATATCAAGGATATAAAAATTCCTTGCTCGCAAGAGTTTcattttgtgaaaattttaggCAATGATTTACAAATAAACACGTGGAATATTTCGGGCCTGCCTAGGGACGTATTTTCAACAGAAAATGCTGTGATTATGTCCAATAGCGAGCGTTGgagtttatttattgatcCGCAGAGTCAAGCTAATAGATGGATTCGCACGATGGAGAAATCGAGCGACGttgaaattgttaaattaacagacaaaaattatatgagTGTCGTTGAGCAGTGCATTGAATTCGGTAAGCCGGtattgattgaaaatatttatgaagaaTTGGACGCTTCACTGGACCCGATACTCATGAAAAACATCTACAGAGTCGCCAGCGAGTTTTATATAACTCTaggtgaaaaaataataaaatacagtGAAAAATTCCGTCTCTACATGACAACTAAATTACGGAATCCCCATTACGTGCCAgaagtttttaataaagtcacggtaattaatttttcactgacTAAAATAGCGCTCGAGGACCAACTTCTAGGGCTTGTTGTGGCCAAAGAGCGACCGGAATTGCAAGAGAAACGCGAGTACTTGATAGTACAGGGAGCGGCTAATAAAAAAGCACTTCAAGAAGTTGAAGATAACATCCTGAAAACTCTGTCTTCGGGCACGGGTTCAGAGATTCTTGAAGACGAGGAAGCTGTGGGAATTCTAGATTCGTCTAAGATACTGTCAACAGACATTTTGAAGAAGCAACAAGCATCCGAAGAGACTCAACGTAAAATAGAAACCGCGAGAAATGATTACGCATCAATTGCTAAATATTCTTCAGCTCTTTATTACACGTGCACAGATTTGCCTAATATTGAACCGATGTATCAGTACTCATTAGCCTGGTTCATTAATCTCTATGTCACCACAATCGAGACTGCTCATAAAAGCAAACTATTgcaaaaaagattaaattttttacgcgATACTTTTACTTACAAtctttatcaaaatataagcAGGTCATTGTTCGAAAAAGATAAACCGCTTTACGGATTTATTTTGTACACGACAATTTTAATCGAGCGACAAGAAATAACTGCTgaagaattgaatttatttttatctgctATCGATGTTAAGAAAATGGAAAATCCAATCGACTGGTTGCCAGATAAATCGTGGCTCAAATTATGCCAACTTGATTGTCTGGGAGTGTTTAAAGATTTTGTAAAAAGTTTTCTCAATAATTTACAagtctggaaaaatttttataacgcgGATATAAATTCCCAAAGTGTACAATTACCGGCGCCTTGGGACAAAGAGCTAACGGACTTtcagaaattaattatcatgagAATAATACATCCGGACAAAGTTTtacaaatgataataaaattcatcgaACGGGGAAtgggaaataaatttatcttgcCAGTTACTTTTGACCTTACGAAATCTTATAATGACTCAAACTCGTTGAAccctttgatatttattttatctcaggGTTCAGATCCCACTGCGTCTCTATTTAATTTTGCAGCGGCGATGAATTatcaagataaatttattactatttcatTGGGGCAGGGTCAAGGAGCGCGggctgaaaaattaattagagaaGGCCAGAAAAATGGCGAGTGGGTCTGCTTGCAGAATTGTCATTTAGCTGCCTCATGGATGCCCGCGTTAGAAAAAATATGCGAGCAATTTGACTCAACCAATACGTCAACTAATTTTCGGCTGTGGTTAACGAGTTACCCTACGGCTAAATTTCCTATTTCTGTCCTCGAAAACGCAGTGAAAATGACAAACGAACCGCCCAGAGGATTGCAGCAGAATTTAATGCGTTTGTATTCGTCGGAGCCTTTGAAAAATCCCGAATTTTTTGACAGCTGTCctggaaaagaaaaaattttcttacgtTTGACTTACGGTCTCTGTTTTTTCCACGCAGTTATACAGGAGCGTAAAAATTATGGCCCGCAGGGTTGGAATATTCCTTACGGCTTTAATgaatcagattttgaaatttctataaatcaattgcaaatatttattaatcaattcaaTGAATTACCGCTGAAAGCAATTACTTACTTAACAGGAGAGTGTAATTACGGCGGACGCGTTACGGATGATCGTGACCGCCGTTGTTTACAAACAATCCTCCaggattattataattatgaaatagtAACAGACGACCGGTATAAATTGACCGAGGGCTCAGATGAATATTACAGCGTGCctcgtaaaaataattaccacgAGTATGTAAAACAAATCCAGCGGATTCCACTGGATCCTGAACCTCAAGTATTTGGTCTGCATGCGAATGCGAGGATTACCCGAGACTTGGAAACATCCAGGATTTTTTTCGATTCCCTGCGCAAAATCTCCGGCACTGTCTCCCTTGCGGGCGGAGTTACTACAGGAGATTTTGGTTCTAAGCAAGACGAATTGCTGCTGGCAATAAAACGAGACATTTATGAAAGACTTCCGGATTTATTTGACCTCGAAGCTGCTGTAAAAAAGTATCCAGTACGTTATGATGAATCAATGAACACGGTATTAGTTCAGGAATTAGAACGTTACAATAATTTACTCCATGTTGTACGAACGAGTCTTGAAATGCTGGAAAACGCAATCTGGGGAATTATTGTTATGACTTATGAATtagaa ataatttataatgaaatattaagcGGCAAAATTCCTTCTTTATGGATAAAATCTAGCGCATACCCGTCGTTAAAATCGCTTGGTAATTTTATAGCCGATTTATTGAAACGtcttgagttttttaaaaattggctGGATCACGGGAAACCCGAAACTTTTTGGATCTCTGGGTTTTCATTTGCCCACGCGTTTTTAACTGGCGCCATGCAAAACTTTGCACGCAAGTACAAAATATCAATCGACAAACTAGACTTTGACTTTGag GTGATgtcagataaattaaattcagccCCAGCAGACGGTGTCTATATCTACGGATTATATTTAACTGGTGGCCGTtgggatttatcgaaaaaagtCCTCACTGAAAgccactcaaaaattttgtacgACCCACTGCCGACTGTCTGGTTAAAGCCAacggaaataataaatattaatcggCATAATCCCATTCGATATGAATGCCCACTGTACATAACATCTGAGCGATTTGGTAGCCTTAAAACAACGGGGCATTCAACAAATTACGTCTTGATGATTCTGCTGGACACGGAATTACCAGTCAGTCATTGGATCAAGCGAGGCCTTGCTCTCTTATGTCAGCTAACTGATTAA